Below is a genomic region from Billgrantia tianxiuensis.
CACCAGCCGGGTCGCGTCTTGCCAGTGCCGTGCGATGAGGCTGGCATCGAGCTGCCAGCCGCTGTGCGGACCGATGGGCACGTTGTCCACCTCGGCGCCGGCCAGGGCCATGAAGTGGCGATTGCAGGGGTAGTTGGGATCGGCCATCAGCACTCGATCACTGCGACCGACCAGCAGTTGGCTGGCCAGCAGCAGCGCCCCGGAAGCCCCCGGCGTGACCAGGATCCGGGCGGGATCGACCTCTGCACCGAAGCGCGCGGCATAGTGCCCGGCGATCGCTTCGCGCAGCACCGGCAGCCCCGCCGCCGGGCTGTAGCGCGTATGGCCGGCCGCCAACGCCGCGCGTCCAGCCGCCACCACCGGCTCGGGGGTGGCGAAGTCGGGCTCGCCCACCTCGAGATGGATGACATCGTGCCCGGCCGCCTCGCGTGCCTGGGCAGCCTCCAGCAGACTCATCACACGAAAGGGCGCGACGCGTTCAACGCGCGAATTCCACGGCATCTAAGTCTCCTGAATACTGATTAAACGACCGCCGGTGGGCACTTCTACCGTTTCAGCGGTCAAAAAACCATACCATCGATTCGGCCTGCTGGGAGGCCCCGCCTGCATTCGTGGGGTATTGCAAAACTCGTCGAATTCCGATAAACAAGCATGCCTTTGGCGTGAGATACCTTGCACGACGTGCGGCGGGTATTGATCAGCAGTCACTCAAGTAATGAGGCAGTCCCATGCCAGTAGCAGACAAAAAAGCGGAAGCGCCCAAAAAATTCACCCCGTACGAGGCGGCACCGGGTGAAGAGTACATGAACGAGCAGCAGCTTGAGCACTTCCGACAGATCCTACTGGGCTGGAAACAGGAGCTCATGGAAGAAGTGGATCGCACGGTGCGCCATCTGCAGGAAGAGGCGAACAACTACGCCGACCCCGCGGACCGGGCCACCCAGGAAGAGGGCTTCAGCCTAGAGCTGCGTACCCGCGACCGCGAACGCAAACTGCTCAAGAAGATCAACGAGACGCTCGAGAAGATCGATGAAGACGACTACGGCTTCTGCGAGGCCTGTGGCGTCGAGATCGGCATTCGTCGCCTGGAGGCACGTCCTACCGCCACGCTGTGCGTCGATTGCAAGACCCTGGCCGAGCTCAAGGAAAAACAGCTCGGCGGCTGATGCCT
It encodes:
- the dksA gene encoding RNA polymerase-binding protein DksA; the protein is MPVADKKAEAPKKFTPYEAAPGEEYMNEQQLEHFRQILLGWKQELMEEVDRTVRHLQEEANNYADPADRATQEEGFSLELRTRDRERKLLKKINETLEKIDEDDYGFCEACGVEIGIRRLEARPTATLCVDCKTLAELKEKQLGG